The following coding sequences are from one Molothrus aeneus isolate 106 unplaced genomic scaffold, BPBGC_Maene_1.0 scaffold_40, whole genome shotgun sequence window:
- the LOC136570842 gene encoding serine/threonine-protein kinase PAK 3-like has protein sequence MNARRILVLKEFSADGLHPERSLGFALAGIQCANPHSAAKMIGQVCAAVCTVFSVVYSGYYLTQLTRHLTRGWRQAWPLASTAGSAAPLAASGIEEEAEEEQRSIKPPAAFPAQPELAEPVTLGARSAIQPGAAGPAWAAAASSPPAAGTSCSSAAQQPEKRQEQGRKTLRSIVSPGQPMSKYTAFEELGRGGFGAVYKALDTSSGQQVAIKIMSLEEEMSEELAANEILAMRDNRSPNIVTYLDSYLVDAELWLAMEFMDGGTLFDVLSAVYPEEGQIGAVCRECLQGLHFLHSRQVIHRDIKSNNVLVGMDGSVKLGDFGLCAQLSPERSKRSSSVGTPSWMAPEVVRGEAYGPKVDIWSLGIMGLEMVEGEAPYEREARLRVFELIERNGPPKLQNPRHHSALLRDFLRCCLQADEDRRWSAQELLQHPFVTSGDPASSLAALIISAKQVQEDWRGDTCA, from the exons ATGAACGCCAG gaggatccttGTGCTCAAGGAGTTCTCAGCAGACGGCCTGCACCCCGAGAGGAGTCTGGGCTTTGCCTTGGCTGGCATTCAGTGTGCAAACCCGCACAGCGCTGCCAAAATGATCGGGCAGGTCTGTGCCGCGGTTTGCACggtcttttctgttgtctattctggctactacctgacccagctgactc gtcACCTGACACGCGGATGGAGGCAAGCCTGGCCTTTG GCCTCAACAGCagggtcagcagctcctctggctgcctctggcattgaggaagaggctgaagaggagcaaaggagcatcaagcctccagctgctttccctgcacagcctgaacttgcagagccggtga cccttggTGCTC GCTCTGCAATTCAACCTGGTGCCGCTGGACCAgcgtgggctgcagcagccagctcgccccccgctgctggcacttcctgcagcagcgcagcccagcagcccgagaagaggcaggagcagggccggAAGACACTGA ggaGCATTGTGAGTCCGGGCCAGCCAATGAGCAAATACACGGCATTTGAAGAACTGGGACGAGG gGGCTTTGGAGCTGTTTATAAAGCCCTTGACACCAGCAGCGGACAACAG GTGGCAATCAAGATCATGTCGCTTGAGGAGGAGATGTCCGAGGAGCTGGCTGCCAATGAAATCCTGGCCATGAGGGACAACAGGAGTCCCAATATCGTTACCTACTTAGACAG ctacctGGTGGATGcggagctctggctggccatggAGTTCATGGACGGCGGCACCTTGTTTGATGTGCTCAGCGCGGTGTACCCGGAGGAAGGACAGATAGGCGCTGTCTGTCGGGAG tgcctgcaaggactgcatttccttcattcccgccaagtcatccacagagacatcaaaagcaACAACGTCCTTGTGGGCATGGATGGATCTGTCAAGTTGG gtgactttggcctctgtgctcagctcagccctgagcgcaGCAAGCGCAGCTCCAGCGTCGgcactcccagctggatggcgccggaggtggtgagaggagaagcctacggccccaaagtggacatctggtccctgggcatcatggggctggaaatggtggaAGGGGAAGCTCCTTACGAGCGGGAAGCCCGTCTCAGG GTTTTTGAACTGATAGAAAGGAACgggcccccaaaactgcagaaccCCAGGCACCACTCGGCTCTCCTGCGCGACTTCCtccgctgctgcctgcaggctgacGAGGACAGGCGCTGgtctgcccaggagctcctgcag catccCTTTGTGACCTCAGGCgatcctgcctccagcctggctgctctgatcaTCTCAGCCAAGCAAGTGCAGGAAGACTGGAGAGGAGACACCTGCGCCTGA